The following coding sequences are from one Paracoccus alcaliphilus window:
- a CDS encoding DUF4202 domain-containing protein → MTQPAPGLPAAFAAIDAANAKDPTQEDGQPAALLYGQRMTDQQQLLYPDASEPLRIACRGQHIERWMLPRNAYPMDRAGYLQWRQEQGRRHAERVAGIMADAGYDADDIDHARRMLTKQGIKRDDEVQALEDVACFTFIRWYLGDFAAEQPDDRMERIIEKTARKMSATARARALQDFAMPPVFAQYFRDA, encoded by the coding sequence ATGACCCAGCCAGCCCCCGGCCTGCCCGCAGCTTTTGCGGCCATCGACGCCGCCAACGCCAAGGACCCGACGCAAGAGGACGGCCAGCCCGCCGCGTTGCTCTATGGTCAGCGGATGACCGATCAGCAGCAGCTTCTGTATCCCGACGCCTCGGAACCGCTGCGCATCGCCTGCCGGGGCCAGCATATCGAGCGCTGGATGCTGCCGCGCAACGCTTATCCGATGGATCGGGCGGGCTATCTGCAATGGCGGCAGGAACAGGGCCGCCGCCATGCCGAACGGGTGGCGGGGATCATGGCTGACGCGGGCTATGATGCCGATGATATCGACCACGCCCGCCGGATGCTGACCAAACAGGGCATCAAGCGCGACGACGAGGTGCAGGCGCTGGAGGATGTCGCCTGCTTCACCTTCATCCGCTGGTATCTGGGCGATTTCGCCGCCGAACAGCCCGACGACCGGATGGAGCGGATCATCGAGAAAACCGCCCGCAAGATGTCCGCCACGGCCCGCGCCCGCGCCTTGCAGGACTTCGCCATGCCGCCGGTCTTTGCGCAATATTTCCGCGACGCATGA
- a CDS encoding sulfotransferase family protein, whose amino-acid sequence MNWDPDGQPRKPEILGIGAQKAGTSWLAQMLGQHPQIWIPPFKEVQYFNHLFIPEHRRWIGWHYRNKPQEVRERHKRRNIPLPPELDAYLDRIISGKMFHNQWYKRIFAPAPAIAQPMDFTPEYSTLPPEGVDYVAKFLPKARIIYLIRHPVDRAVSQLRMNLRREKRTPATVADWMAEVGNPVLFDRGDYASYLPRWRERYPDMLILPFGRIARDPGAVMDQVEAYLGIGPFPYMNLRQKVFASPAGLNPPPEAIEALNRRLQPQLDFLADHMGEAFTAEIR is encoded by the coding sequence ATGAACTGGGACCCCGACGGCCAGCCGCGCAAACCCGAAATTCTGGGGATCGGCGCGCAGAAGGCAGGAACCTCGTGGCTGGCGCAGATGCTGGGCCAGCATCCGCAGATCTGGATCCCGCCCTTCAAGGAAGTCCAGTATTTCAACCACCTGTTCATCCCCGAGCATCGCCGCTGGATCGGCTGGCATTACCGCAACAAGCCGCAAGAGGTGCGCGAACGCCACAAGCGCCGCAACATCCCGCTGCCGCCGGAACTGGACGCCTATCTGGACCGGATCATCAGCGGCAAGATGTTCCATAACCAGTGGTATAAACGCATCTTCGCCCCCGCCCCCGCCATCGCGCAACCGATGGATTTCACGCCGGAATATTCGACCCTGCCGCCCGAGGGCGTGGATTACGTCGCGAAATTCCTGCCGAAGGCCCGGATCATCTATCTGATCCGGCATCCGGTTGACCGGGCGGTGTCGCAACTGCGCATGAACCTGCGCCGCGAAAAGCGCACGCCCGCCACGGTCGCCGACTGGATGGCCGAGGTCGGGAACCCGGTGCTGTTCGACCGCGGCGATTACGCCAGCTATCTGCCGCGCTGGCGCGAACGCTATCCCGACATGCTGATCCTGCCCTTCGGCCGCATCGCCCGCGATCCCGGCGCGGTGATGGATCAGGTCGAGGCCTATCTGGGGATCGGTCCCTTCCCCTATATGAACCTGCGCCAGAAGGTCTTTGCCTCGCCCGCGGGGCTGAACCCGCCGCCCGAGGCGATCGAGGCGCTGAACAGGCGGCTGCAACCGCAGTTGGACTTTCTGGCGGACCATATGGGCGAGGCCTTTACCGCCGAAATCCGCTGA
- a CDS encoding NnrU family protein, whose product MGGWVEYLAASAAFLGAHVIPAMPRIRGWLVAHLGRRAYLAGFSLLSVMLLAWLIRAAGQAPYVALWDAGNGGRWLINLAMPLAILSGCLARGLSGLVLAFAIWAGAHLLVNGDLAHAGLFGGMLAFALTGLARSGLPSQFRPTVPRLGLALLIWAGFLHLHPLVIGASPLPF is encoded by the coding sequence ATGGGTGGATGGGTCGAATATCTGGCGGCATCGGCCGCGTTTCTGGGCGCGCATGTGATCCCGGCGATGCCGCGTATCCGGGGCTGGCTGGTCGCGCATCTGGGGCGGCGGGCCTATCTGGCCGGGTTCAGCCTGCTGTCGGTCATGCTGCTGGCATGGCTGATTCGGGCGGCAGGGCAGGCGCCCTATGTCGCGCTGTGGGATGCGGGCAATGGCGGGCGCTGGCTGATCAATCTGGCGATGCCGCTGGCGATCCTGTCGGGCTGTCTGGCGCGCGGGCTGTCGGGGCTGGTGCTGGCTTTCGCGATCTGGGCCGGGGCGCATCTGCTGGTGAATGGCGATCTGGCCCATGCCGGGCTGTTCGGCGGGATGCTGGCCTTCGCGCTGACCGGGCTGGCGCGTTCGGGCCTGCCGTCGCAGTTCCGTCCGACCGTCCCGAGGCTGGGGCTGGCGCTGCTGATCTGGGCAGGGTTCCTGCATCTGCATCCGCTGGTGATCGGTGCCTCGCCGCTGCCGTTCTAG
- the ettA gene encoding energy-dependent translational throttle protein EttA, translating to MASYQFVYHMDGVSKTYPGGKKVFENIRLNFLPGVKIGVVGVNGAGKSTLLRVMAGLDKDFSGEAWAAKGATVGYLPQEPQLDPSLNVRENVMLGVAAKKAKLDRYNELAMNYSDETAEEMAALQDQIDAENLWDLDSQIDVAMEALRCPPDDADVESLSGGERRRVALCKLLLEAPDMLLLDEPTNHLDAETIAWLQKHLIEYPGTILTVTHDRYFLDDITSWILELDRGRGIPYEGNYSAWLEQKAKRLEQEAREDKAKQKTLERELEWIRAGAKARQAKQKARINAYNELAGQSEREKLARAQIIIPNGERLGNRVIEVEGLKKAMGDKLLIENLDFALPPGGIVGVIGPNGAGKSTLFRMLTGQEQPDEGSITLGDTVQLSYVDQSRDALAADKTVWEEISGGAEQIVLGDAQMNSRAYCSAFNFKGGDQQKKVGQLSGGERNRVHMAKLLKSGGNVLLLDEPTNDLDVETLQALEAALEDFAGCAVIISHDRFFLDRLCTHILAFEGDAHVEWFEGNFEAYEADKVRRLGPDSIEPKRVKYKKFTR from the coding sequence ATGGCGTCCTATCAGTTCGTGTATCACATGGACGGCGTGTCCAAGACCTATCCCGGCGGCAAGAAGGTTTTTGAAAATATCCGCCTGAACTTCCTGCCGGGCGTCAAGATCGGCGTGGTCGGCGTCAACGGCGCCGGTAAATCGACGCTGCTGCGCGTGATGGCCGGCCTCGACAAGGATTTCTCGGGCGAGGCATGGGCGGCCAAGGGCGCGACCGTCGGCTATCTGCCGCAGGAACCGCAACTGGACCCGTCACTGAACGTGCGCGAAAACGTCATGCTGGGTGTGGCCGCGAAAAAGGCCAAGCTGGACCGCTATAACGAACTGGCGATGAACTACTCGGACGAAACCGCCGAGGAGATGGCCGCGTTGCAGGACCAGATCGACGCGGAAAACCTGTGGGATCTGGACAGCCAGATCGATGTCGCGATGGAGGCCCTGCGCTGCCCGCCCGACGATGCCGATGTCGAAAGCCTGTCGGGCGGTGAACGCCGCCGGGTGGCGCTGTGCAAGCTGCTGCTTGAGGCGCCCGACATGCTGCTGCTGGACGAACCGACCAACCACCTTGACGCGGAAACCATCGCCTGGCTGCAAAAGCACCTGATCGAATATCCGGGCACGATCCTGACCGTGACCCACGACCGCTATTTCCTCGACGACATCACCAGCTGGATTCTGGAACTGGATCGCGGCCGGGGCATCCCCTACGAGGGCAACTATTCCGCATGGCTGGAACAGAAGGCCAAACGACTGGAGCAGGAGGCCCGCGAGGACAAGGCCAAGCAAAAGACGCTGGAGCGCGAACTGGAATGGATCCGCGCCGGTGCCAAGGCCCGTCAGGCCAAACAGAAGGCCCGGATCAACGCCTATAACGAACTGGCCGGTCAGTCCGAGCGCGAAAAGCTGGCGCGCGCCCAGATCATCATCCCGAACGGCGAACGTCTGGGCAACCGGGTGATCGAGGTCGAGGGGCTGAAAAAGGCCATGGGCGACAAGCTGTTGATCGAGAACCTTGATTTCGCCCTGCCGCCCGGCGGCATCGTTGGCGTGATCGGCCCGAACGGCGCCGGTAAATCGACGTTGTTCCGCATGCTGACCGGGCAGGAACAGCCCGATGAGGGCAGCATCACGCTGGGTGACACGGTGCAGTTATCCTATGTTGATCAGTCGCGCGATGCGCTGGCCGCCGACAAGACCGTGTGGGAGGAAATCAGCGGCGGCGCCGAACAGATCGTGCTGGGCGACGCACAGATGAACAGCCGCGCCTATTGCAGCGCCTTCAACTTCAAGGGCGGCGACCAGCAGAAGAAGGTGGGCCAGCTGTCGGGCGGTGAACGCAACCGCGTCCATATGGCCAAGCTGCTGAAATCCGGTGGCAACGTGCTGCTGCTGGACGAACCGACCAACGATCTGGATGTCGAGACGCTTCAGGCGCTGGAAGCCGCGCTGGAAGATTTCGCCGGCTGCGCGGTCATCATCAGCCACGACCGCTTCTTCCTCGACCGTCTTTGCACGCATATTCTTGCGTTTGAAGGCGATGCCCATGTCGAGTGGTTCGAGGGCAACTTCGAGGCCTATGAGGCCGACAAGGTGCGCCGTCTGGGGCCCGATTCCATCGAACCCAAGCGCGTCAAATACAAGAAATTCACCCGCTGA
- the rimO gene encoding 30S ribosomal protein S12 methylthiotransferase RimO, which yields MQANPPDLRPDLARARIPADNPGDRRDGQPTIGMVSLGCPKALVDSERILTRLRAEGYAISPDYKGADAVIVNTCGFLDSAKAESLDAIGEAIRENGRVIVTGCLGAEPEYITGAHPRVLAVTGPHQYESVLDAVHSSVPPSPDPFIDLLPASGVSLTPRHYSYLKISEGCNHKCKFCIIPDMRGRLVSRPAHAVVREAEKLVAAGVRELLVISQDTSAYGVDRKFETERGHRAHITDLARDLGGLGAWVRLHYVYPYPHVRELIPLMADGLVLPYLDIPFQHAHPETLRRMARPAAAAKTLDEIAAWRAICPEITLRSTFIVGYPGETEAEFQTLLDWLDEAQLDRVGAFQYENVRGARANDLPDHVPDDVKQDRFERFMQKAQAISEAKLAAKVGTRIEVIVDEVDDQGATCRTKADAPEIDGNLFIDQGFEALSPGDIVTVTVDEAGEYDLWGRL from the coding sequence ATGCAAGCCAACCCGCCAGACCTGCGCCCCGACCTCGCGCGCGCCCGCATCCCCGCCGACAATCCGGGCGACCGCCGCGACGGCCAGCCGACCATCGGCATGGTCTCCCTGGGCTGCCCCAAGGCGCTGGTGGACAGCGAACGCATCCTGACCCGCCTGCGGGCCGAGGGCTATGCGATCAGCCCCGATTACAAGGGCGCCGATGCGGTGATCGTGAACACCTGCGGCTTTCTGGACAGCGCCAAGGCCGAATCGCTGGATGCCATCGGCGAGGCCATCCGCGAAAACGGCCGCGTCATCGTGACCGGCTGTCTGGGGGCGGAACCCGAATACATCACCGGCGCCCATCCCAGGGTTCTGGCCGTCACCGGCCCGCATCAATATGAATCGGTGCTGGACGCAGTACATTCCAGCGTGCCGCCCTCGCCCGATCCGTTCATCGACCTGCTGCCCGCCAGCGGCGTCAGCCTGACCCCGCGCCATTACAGCTATCTCAAGATATCCGAGGGTTGTAACCACAAATGCAAATTCTGCATCATCCCCGACATGCGCGGGCGTCTGGTCAGCCGCCCGGCCCATGCCGTGGTCCGGGAGGCTGAAAAGCTGGTCGCCGCCGGGGTGCGCGAATTGCTGGTGATCAGCCAGGATACCAGCGCCTATGGCGTGGACCGGAAATTCGAGACGGAACGCGGCCACCGCGCCCATATCACCGATCTGGCCCGCGATCTGGGCGGTCTGGGCGCATGGGTGCGGCTGCATTACGTCTATCCCTATCCGCATGTGCGCGAGCTGATCCCGCTGATGGCGGATGGCCTTGTGTTGCCCTATCTGGATATCCCGTTCCAGCACGCCCACCCCGAGACCCTGCGCCGCATGGCCCGGCCCGCCGCAGCGGCAAAGACGCTGGACGAGATCGCGGCATGGCGGGCGATCTGCCCGGAGATCACCCTGCGCTCGACCTTCATCGTCGGCTATCCGGGCGAGACCGAGGCAGAGTTCCAGACCCTGCTGGACTGGCTGGACGAGGCGCAGCTGGATCGCGTCGGCGCGTTCCAATATGAAAACGTCCGCGGCGCCCGCGCCAACGACCTGCCCGACCATGTGCCCGATGACGTCAAGCAGGACCGTTTCGAACGGTTCATGCAGAAGGCGCAGGCGATCTCCGAGGCCAAGCTGGCGGCCAAGGTCGGCACCCGTATCGAGGTGATCGTGGACGAGGTTGACGATCAGGGCGCCACCTGCCGGACCAAGGCCGACGCACCGGAAATCGACGGCAACCTGTTCATCGATCAGGGATTCGAGGCGCTGAGCCCCGGCGATATCGTCACCGTGACCGTGGACGAGGCCGGGGAATACGACCTCTGGGGGCGGCTGTAA
- a CDS encoding cobalamin biosynthesis protein CbiX encodes MIRNAVIVSHGQPGDPGPQQQAIEALAATVAHADPGIAVHGATLAMPGALASVADDDSLIYPMFMAEGWFTGTELPRRLVQAGAPRARILRPFGTDPALPGLIVAKAHAAAIAQGWQPKDTTLLLTAHGSGRSQASFTITSALAAQIAPHFARTVTGFVEQPPFIADAARGLSRAVSLPLFALQADHVLDDLPTALDKAGFTGARLDPIGLAPEVPGLIAAAIRKYILSLE; translated from the coding sequence ATGATCCGCAACGCCGTCATCGTCTCGCACGGACAGCCCGGCGATCCCGGCCCGCAGCAGCAGGCCATAGAGGCTCTGGCGGCCACCGTCGCCCATGCGGATCCCGGCATCGCGGTTCACGGCGCGACGCTGGCCATGCCCGGCGCACTGGCCTCGGTCGCGGATGACGACAGCCTGATCTATCCGATGTTCATGGCCGAGGGCTGGTTCACCGGCACCGAACTGCCGCGCCGTCTGGTGCAGGCGGGTGCCCCCCGCGCCCGCATCCTGCGCCCCTTCGGCACCGACCCCGCCCTGCCCGGCCTGATCGTCGCCAAGGCCCATGCCGCCGCCATCGCCCAGGGCTGGCAGCCAAAGGACACCACGCTGCTGCTGACCGCCCACGGCTCGGGGCGTTCACAGGCCAGCTTTACCATCACCTCGGCGCTGGCCGCCCAGATCGCGCCGCATTTCGCCCGCACCGTCACCGGCTTTGTTGAACAGCCCCCGTTCATCGCCGATGCCGCGCGGGGGCTGAGCCGCGCCGTCAGCCTGCCGCTGTTCGCCCTGCAAGCCGATCATGTGCTGGACGACCTGCCCACGGCGCTGGACAAGGCCGGATTTACCGGCGCGCGCCTTGATCCCATCGGGCTTGCCCCCGAAGTTCCCGGCCTGATCGCCGCCGCCATCCGCAAATACATTTTAAGCTTGGAGTAA
- a CDS encoding cache domain-containing protein, with protein MRNSLGAMLAIGLAGLQFIAVLAIVFSSYLTSERALMDHARGLLSDVGFNTIEHSKGFLNPARGAAELAARLAQNHIVASDDHRALEQLLFQQLQLAPQFAGLYYGSENGDFIYVMRSDGPGPFRTKFVIVDGPRRHVEMIWRDNKFNFITRETDPADTFDPRTRPWYERARDTLGTIWTDPYIFFSSQQPGITLAAPVLNGEGGIRGVVGVDIEISDISDFLARLKIGNTGKALIINRNGDVIAHPQPELIKTRDSDGTLRFTSINEIEDPIARAAFGDTDAEPDFDFLVGSERPFQFTHNGAVYVSTLMPIISEILPWTIAVYAPEDDFTGVIKRNRTENLWIAAVVAIITGLVGLLLAEFIHQPVKAFAVRSALISQGEIDPSEPQPSTYRELAHANETLVQQIVARKKTEQEYGQTFDLSSRGMAQTDWASGRFLRVNAQLCAMMGYGADELKDMRIADLVQPGSNLSLALDAGALDESFATTQEAWFQRKDGSAICVTLNAIVIRDHDGRPLHAVLTLDDVTESKEKEAQISQLNSDLSHLARGNTMGQMAAGLAHELNQPLAVIAQDADTARLILEQDADHDPELREILTEIEQQSHRAADIIRALRGFILKDGGARHRFSFVELFEQTQRLVQPEAHRAGVSIIADLGQPPMVEANRIQVAQVIVNLLRNAIEAIASENPGGAGRVTVSALPVDGALQVSVHDSGPGVAEGVKLFSRFETTKPDGMGLGLSICRTMVEANGGQLWQDPQVTGGACFRFTLPFAKIA; from the coding sequence ATGAGGAACTCGCTGGGGGCAATGCTGGCAATCGGTCTGGCGGGGCTGCAATTCATTGCGGTTCTGGCGATCGTGTTCTCGTCCTATCTGACCTCGGAACGGGCGCTGATGGACCATGCGCGCGGCCTGCTCAGCGATGTCGGCTTCAACACCATCGAACATTCCAAGGGCTTTCTGAACCCGGCCCGCGGGGCGGCGGAACTGGCGGCGCGGCTGGCGCAGAACCATATCGTGGCCAGCGACGACCATCGCGCGCTGGAACAGTTGCTGTTCCAGCAGCTGCAACTGGCGCCGCAGTTCGCCGGGTTGTATTACGGCAGCGAGAATGGCGATTTCATCTATGTCATGCGCAGCGACGGCCCCGGCCCGTTCCGCACGAAATTCGTGATCGTCGATGGTCCGCGCCGGCATGTCGAAATGATCTGGCGCGACAATAAGTTCAATTTCATCACCCGGGAAACCGATCCCGCAGACACCTTCGACCCGCGCACCCGGCCCTGGTATGAACGCGCCCGCGATACGCTGGGGACGATCTGGACCGACCCCTATATCTTCTTTTCGTCGCAACAGCCCGGCATCACGCTGGCCGCGCCGGTGCTGAACGGTGAGGGTGGCATCCGGGGCGTCGTCGGCGTGGATATCGAGATCAGCGACATTTCGGATTTTCTGGCGCGGCTGAAGATCGGCAATACCGGCAAGGCGCTGATCATCAACCGCAACGGCGACGTCATCGCCCACCCCCAGCCGGAACTGATCAAGACCCGCGACAGCGACGGCACCCTGCGCTTTACCAGCATCAACGAGATCGAGGACCCGATCGCCCGCGCCGCCTTTGGCGATACCGATGCCGAGCCTGATTTCGATTTCCTTGTCGGCTCGGAACGGCCTTTCCAGTTCACCCATAACGGCGCGGTCTATGTCTCGACCCTGATGCCGATCATCAGCGAGATCCTGCCCTGGACCATCGCCGTCTATGCCCCCGAGGACGACTTTACCGGCGTCATCAAGCGCAACCGGACGGAAAACCTGTGGATCGCCGCCGTCGTGGCCATCATCACCGGACTGGTCGGGCTGCTGCTGGCAGAGTTCATCCACCAGCCGGTCAAGGCCTTCGCCGTCCGCTCGGCGCTGATCTCTCAGGGGGAAATCGACCCGTCCGAGCCGCAGCCGAGCACTTATCGCGAACTGGCCCATGCCAATGAAACGCTGGTCCAGCAGATCGTGGCGCGCAAAAAAACCGAACAGGAATATGGCCAGACCTTCGATCTGTCCTCGCGCGGGATGGCGCAGACGGACTGGGCCAGCGGGCGGTTCCTGCGCGTCAATGCCCAGCTTTGCGCGATGATGGGCTATGGCGCGGACGAGCTGAAGGACATGCGCATCGCCGATCTGGTGCAGCCGGGCAGCAACCTGTCGCTGGCGCTGGATGCCGGGGCGCTGGACGAATCCTTTGCCACCACGCAAGAGGCATGGTTCCAGCGCAAGGATGGCAGCGCGATCTGCGTGACGCTGAACGCCATCGTCATCCGCGACCATGACGGCAGGCCGCTGCATGCGGTGCTGACGCTGGACGACGTGACCGAAAGCAAAGAGAAAGAGGCCCAGATCTCGCAGCTCAACAGCGATCTGTCGCATCTGGCGCGGGGCAACACGATGGGCCAGATGGCCGCCGGTCTGGCGCACGAACTGAACCAGCCGCTGGCCGTCATCGCGCAGGATGCCGATACCGCCCGGCTGATTCTGGAACAGGACGCCGATCACGACCCGGAACTGCGCGAAATCCTGACCGAGATCGAGCAACAATCGCATCGCGCCGCCGACATCATCCGCGCGCTTCGCGGCTTCATCCTCAAGGATGGCGGGGCGCGTCACAGGTTCAGCTTCGTGGAGCTGTTCGAGCAGACCCAGCGGCTGGTGCAGCCCGAGGCGCATCGGGCCGGGGTCTCGATCATCGCCGATCTGGGTCAGCCGCCGATGGTCGAGGCCAACCGCATTCAGGTCGCGCAGGTGATCGTCAACCTGCTGCGCAACGCCATCGAGGCCATCGCCTCGGAAAATCCCGGCGGCGCGGGCCGCGTCACCGTTTCGGCCCTGCCCGTCGATGGGGCCTTGCAGGTCTCGGTTCACGACAGCGGGCCGGGGGTGGCCGAGGGGGTCAAGCTGTTCAGCCGGTTCGAGACCACCAAACCCGACGGCATGGGTCTGGGCCTGTCGATCTGCCGCACGATGGTCGAGGCGAATGGCGGCCAGTTGTGGCAGGACCCGCAGGTCACCGGTGGCGCCTGCTTCCGGTTCACCTTACCTTTTGCCAAAATCGCGTGA
- a CDS encoding response regulator transcription factor has product MTERPHTVFIVDDDDAIRGSLSRALGKRGYDVQSFASAQDFLDAYDGGRPGCLILDQGMPGMTGLQLQDHLLKSGHGLPIIFITGHGGVPESVQAVKRGAIDFLEKPFRQTVLIERIEAALELARNQAETDAQNRRLLDRFGRLTARELEIVRLILADPSAISSKDIGRRLDISPRTVDHHRARILEKLEISSVVELVDMARRTDLDRLCVGEG; this is encoded by the coding sequence ATGACTGAACGGCCGCATACGGTCTTTATCGTCGATGACGACGACGCCATCCGCGGGTCACTGTCGCGGGCCCTGGGCAAGCGCGGATATGACGTGCAAAGCTTTGCCTCGGCACAGGATTTTCTTGACGCCTATGACGGCGGCAGGCCGGGTTGTCTGATCCTCGATCAGGGGATGCCGGGCATGACCGGGCTGCAATTGCAGGACCATCTGCTGAAGTCCGGGCACGGGCTGCCGATCATCTTCATCACCGGCCACGGCGGCGTGCCGGAATCGGTGCAGGCGGTGAAACGCGGCGCGATCGACTTTCTGGAAAAGCCCTTTCGCCAGACGGTGCTGATCGAACGGATCGAGGCGGCGCTGGAACTGGCCCGCAATCAGGCCGAAACGGACGCGCAGAACCGCAGGCTGCTGGACCGCTTTGGCCGGCTGACGGCGCGGGAACTGGAGATCGTGCGGCTGATCCTTGCGGACCCCTCGGCGATTTCCAGCAAGGATATCGGGCGCAGGCTGGATATCAGTCCGCGCACCGTCGATCACCACCGGGCGCGGATTCTGGAAAAGCTGGAGATCAGCTCGGTCGTGGAACTGGTCGATATGGCCCGGCGCACCGATCTGGACCGGCTTTGCGTCGGCGAAGGCTAG
- a CDS encoding GMC family oxidoreductase: MESYDYIVIGAGSAGCVLANRLSADPATRVLLLEAGGRDNYHWIHIPVGYLYCIGNPRTDWGFRTEPEPGLNGRELGYPRGRVLGGCSSINGMIYMRGQAADYDHWRQLGCTGWGWDDVLPLFKAQEDHYRGASDAHGAGGEWRVEKARVRWAVLDAFLDAAEQAGIPRTEDFNKGDNEGGGYFDVNQRSGIRWNTAKAFLRPARARPNLRILTGAQAERLVIEEGEVRGVVFHHEGSRKQVRATRETVLSAGAIGSPHLLELSGIGRGEVLQAAGITPQVEVPGVGENLQDHLQLRLVYKVTGVPTLNEKASRLMGKAAIGLEYLLKRSGPMSMAPSQVGIFTRSGPDKATADLEFHVQPVSLDKFGDPVHPFPAMTASVCNLRPESRGSVHVKGPDFRAHPAIRPNYLSTPGDRQVAASAIRLARNIAAQPAFACFDPQEYLPGPAFQTEEELISAAGNIGTTIFHPVGTCRMGTDDQAVVDPRLRFRALGRLRIVDASVMPTITSGNTNSPTIMIAEKASRMMLEDARP, translated from the coding sequence ATGGAAAGCTATGATTACATCGTGATCGGGGCGGGCAGCGCGGGTTGTGTGCTGGCCAATCGTCTGTCCGCCGATCCGGCCACGCGGGTGCTGCTGCTGGAGGCGGGCGGGCGCGACAATTACCACTGGATCCATATCCCGGTCGGCTATCTCTATTGCATCGGCAATCCGCGCACCGACTGGGGTTTCCGGACCGAGCCAGAGCCGGGGCTGAACGGCCGGGAGCTTGGCTATCCGCGCGGTCGGGTGCTGGGCGGTTGTTCGTCGATCAACGGCATGATCTATATGCGCGGGCAGGCGGCGGATTACGATCACTGGCGGCAGCTGGGCTGCACCGGCTGGGGCTGGGACGACGTGTTGCCGCTGTTCAAGGCGCAAGAGGATCACTATCGCGGTGCATCCGACGCCCATGGCGCGGGCGGTGAATGGCGGGTGGAAAAGGCCCGCGTGCGATGGGCGGTGCTGGATGCCTTTCTGGATGCGGCCGAGCAGGCGGGCATCCCGCGCACCGAGGATTTCAACAAGGGCGACAACGAAGGCGGCGGCTATTTCGATGTGAACCAGCGCTCGGGCATCCGCTGGAACACCGCCAAGGCCTTTCTGCGCCCCGCGCGCGCACGCCCCAACCTGCGCATCCTGACCGGCGCGCAGGCCGAGCGGCTGGTCATCGAGGAAGGCGAGGTTCGCGGCGTCGTCTTCCATCACGAGGGAAGCCGCAAACAGGTCCGCGCCACCCGCGAAACCGTCCTGTCGGCCGGTGCCATCGGCTCTCCGCATCTGTTGGAGCTGTCGGGCATCGGCCGGGGCGAGGTCTTGCAGGCAGCGGGCATCACCCCGCAGGTCGAGGTGCCGGGCGTGGGCGAGAACCTGCAGGACCATCTGCAATTGCGGCTGGTCTATAAGGTCACCGGCGTGCCGACGCTGAACGAAAAGGCCTCGCGACTGATGGGCAAGGCGGCGATCGGGCTGGAATATCTGCTGAAACGCTCGGGCCCGATGTCGATGGCGCCCAGTCAGGTGGGGATCTTCACCCGCTCTGGCCCCGACAAGGCGACGGCGGATCTGGAGTTTCACGTCCAGCCGGTCAGTCTGGACAAGTTCGGCGACCCGGTTCACCCGTTTCCGGCGATGACCGCCTCGGTCTGCAACCTGCGGCCCGAAAGCCGGGGCTCGGTCCATGTGAAGGGCCCGGATTTCCGCGCCCATCCGGCGATCCGCCCGAATTATCTGTCCACGCCGGGCGACCGGCAGGTGGCGGCCAGCGCCATCCGGCTGGCCCGCAATATCGCCGCGCAACCGGCTTTTGCCTGTTTCGATCCGCAGGAATATCTGCCCGGCCCCGCCTTCCAGACCGAGGAAGAGCTGATCTCGGCCGCGGGCAATATCGGCACCACGATCTTTCACCCGGTCGGTACCTGCCGGATGGGCACGGACGATCAGGCGGTGGTCGATCCCCGGCTGCGTTTCCGCGCGCTGGGGCGATTACGCATCGTCGATGCTTCGGTAATGCCGACGATTACCAGCGGCAACACCAATTCACCCACCATCATGATCGCGGAAAAGGCGTCGCGGATGATGCTGGAGGACGCCAGACCCTGA